The proteins below come from a single Verrucomicrobiia bacterium genomic window:
- a CDS encoding uroporphyrinogen decarboxylase family protein — MQTMTPRERVRTALNHRAPDRAPIDLGSTWVTGIHASTYSKLRLALGLPPKRVKVDEPYQMLAEVEPEVADLLGVDTVTVKLPTTIFGFRNQNWKPFTLFDGTEVLVSEFFNVTVDEQGDLLMHPQGDLNAPPCARMPQGGDFFDAIVRQAPDAEEHLDPREFAEQQVSRHTDEDLAFLQRVTDDLYRHTDKSLVGCWGQGGFGDIALVPGLNVAHPKGIRDPQRWYEMLVERPDYIREIFEIQFEIVFENLKLYRQAVGDKIDVLVISGTDFGSQRGPFISPQMYRELFKPYHQRLNEWVHQNTPWKTFYHSCGSIVAFLDDFIEAGVDIINPVQCSAAGMEPEKLKSRYGDRLVFWGGGVNTQQTLPFGTPDEVQQEVAERLRVFNQNGGFVFNTIHNIQARTPVENVLAMYETVLGRSLRRA, encoded by the coding sequence ATGCAAACCATGACTCCCCGCGAGCGTGTGCGCACCGCCTTGAATCATCGCGCCCCGGACCGCGCGCCCATTGACCTGGGCAGCACCTGGGTCACCGGCATTCACGCCAGCACCTACAGCAAGCTGCGACTGGCCCTCGGCCTGCCCCCCAAACGGGTCAAAGTGGACGAGCCTTACCAAATGCTGGCGGAGGTGGAGCCGGAAGTGGCCGATCTGCTGGGGGTGGATACCGTGACCGTCAAACTGCCCACCACCATCTTTGGTTTCCGCAACCAAAACTGGAAGCCTTTCACGCTCTTTGACGGGACAGAAGTGCTCGTGAGCGAGTTCTTCAATGTGACGGTGGATGAGCAGGGGGATCTCCTGATGCACCCCCAGGGCGATCTCAACGCACCGCCCTGCGCCCGCATGCCCCAGGGCGGAGATTTCTTTGATGCCATCGTGCGTCAGGCACCCGACGCCGAGGAGCATCTGGACCCCCGCGAATTCGCCGAGCAGCAGGTCAGCCGGCACACGGACGAAGACCTGGCTTTCTTGCAGCGGGTGACCGATGACCTCTACCGCCACACCGATAAATCCCTGGTGGGCTGCTGGGGGCAGGGCGGCTTTGGGGACATCGCGCTGGTGCCCGGCCTGAATGTCGCCCATCCCAAGGGCATCCGCGATCCCCAGCGCTGGTATGAAATGCTGGTGGAACGCCCCGATTACATCCGCGAAATTTTCGAAATCCAGTTCGAGATCGTCTTTGAAAACCTGAAGCTCTACCGACAGGCGGTGGGCGACAAAATTGATGTGCTGGTCATCAGCGGCACGGACTTTGGCAGCCAGCGCGGGCCGTTCATCTCACCCCAGATGTACCGCGAGCTGTTCAAACCCTACCACCAACGGCTCAATGAATGGGTGCATCAAAACACTCCCTGGAAAACTTTTTATCACTCCTGCGGCTCCATTGTCGCTTTTTTGGACGATTTCATCGAGGCGGGCGTGGACATCATCAACCCCGTCCAATGCTCCGCCGCCGGCATGGAGCCGGAGAAGTTGAAAAGCCGGTACGGCGATCGCCTCGTCTTCTGGGGCGGGGGCGTGAACACCCAACAAACCCTGCCGTTTGGCACGCCGGACGAAGTGCAGCAGGAGGTGGCCGAACGCCTCCGCGTCTTCAATCAAAACGGCGGCTTCGTGTTCAACACCATCCACAACATCCAGGCCCGCACGCCCGTGGAAAATGTGCTGGCCATGTACGAAACCGTCCTGGGACGCAGCTTGCGGCGCGCGTGA